A genomic segment from Nitrospirota bacterium encodes:
- a CDS encoding HAMP domain-containing protein, with translation MKNIKGILIVFAIFVITFIVTILQLKYLGIKEGPLFSKVALLIFININILSLLLLIFFVTRGLSKLYFERKQKVIGSRFRTKLVVAFVGLTLIPSILLFVVSSRLITNSINKWFSLEIHKPIKDSMEVARSFYTRERERALSYAKSISSGTGEFMEALPERSAPFTDKSYRVIRLKKPDGSDIVKNAFNGTADTEVISVEAGDVIRAAAPVRTEDGISGVVVVETVLPRGIVNKMEAIRRAHNEYSQLETFQSPIKLLYFLVLTIATLLIVFLALWVSLRIAKGITVPIKELAEATNAVAHGNMDFRIDTKREDEIGFLIDSFNSMVEELKDGKRSLEHAYIESDRRRLSMEAILENINTGVIFLENSGRVVTINNAACSILNLNSSDTIGKSYKEILELIKSEDLNPMIKRLGEKDSSSVEKEIHAHINGRPVTLRIYLTALKDSRGEAIGTLVVFDDLTEIIKAQKALAWQEVAKRIAHEIKNPLTPIKLSTERIMKKWDEKAGDFEEVLKRATRTIVKEVDGLRGLVDEFSRFGKLPIINPVSCNINSVVEEVVDLYKDFKDITIITFLEDIPKIEVDREQIKRALINLIDNAIQAKAERILLNTYYEPAVGLAKIEVIDDGTGIKEEDKDKLFLPYFSTKKGGTGLGLAMVNRIITEHRGYIRVKDNEPEGTRFIIELPLKR, from the coding sequence CTATTTTGAAAGAAAGCAGAAAGTAATTGGTTCCAGGTTCAGGACAAAACTTGTGGTTGCCTTCGTAGGATTGACACTCATTCCCTCCATCCTGCTCTTTGTCGTCTCCAGCCGCCTGATTACCAATTCAATAAACAAGTGGTTTTCCCTGGAAATTCACAAACCCATAAAAGACTCAATGGAAGTAGCAAGGTCCTTCTATACAAGGGAGAGGGAAAGGGCATTAAGCTATGCAAAATCCATCAGTTCGGGAACAGGCGAATTCATGGAAGCACTTCCGGAAAGAAGTGCTCCATTCACTGATAAATCCTATAGGGTTATCAGGCTAAAAAAGCCTGACGGCTCTGATATTGTCAAAAACGCCTTCAATGGAACAGCAGACACAGAAGTAATATCAGTCGAGGCTGGCGATGTAATAAGAGCTGCAGCGCCTGTCCGCACAGAAGACGGCATATCAGGGGTCGTGGTGGTTGAGACAGTCCTGCCCAGAGGCATCGTTAATAAAATGGAGGCCATACGAAGGGCGCATAATGAGTACAGCCAGCTTGAGACCTTTCAAAGCCCTATCAAGCTCTTATACTTTCTTGTCCTCACCATTGCAACCCTTTTGATTGTTTTTTTAGCCCTCTGGGTCTCCCTGAGGATAGCAAAAGGCATTACTGTGCCAATAAAAGAACTTGCAGAAGCAACAAATGCAGTTGCCCACGGAAATATGGACTTCAGGATCGATACAAAACGGGAAGACGAAATAGGATTTCTTATAGATTCCTTCAACAGTATGGTCGAAGAATTAAAAGATGGAAAGCGGTCTCTTGAGCACGCATATATAGAATCGGACAGGAGAAGGCTCAGCATGGAAGCAATCCTTGAAAATATCAACACCGGGGTTATCTTCCTGGAGAATTCGGGAAGGGTTGTAACTATAAACAATGCGGCTTGCTCTATACTTAACCTCAACAGCTCTGATACTATCGGGAAAAGTTATAAAGAAATTCTTGAGCTAATAAAATCCGAAGACCTGAACCCTATGATTAAGAGGCTCGGCGAAAAGGATTCCAGCAGTGTTGAAAAAGAAATCCATGCACATATAAATGGAAGACCTGTTACATTGAGGATATATCTGACTGCTTTAAAGGACTCCAGAGGGGAAGCAATAGGCACCCTTGTTGTCTTTGATGACCTGACAGAAATCATAAAAGCCCAGAAGGCCCTTGCCTGGCAGGAAGTCGCAAAGAGAATTGCACATGAGATTAAAAACCCCCTCACCCCCATAAAGCTCTCCACAGAACGAATAATGAAAAAATGGGATGAAAAGGCCGGGGATTTTGAAGAGGTTCTGAAACGGGCTACAAGGACAATAGTCAAGGAGGTGGATGGGCTCAGGGGCCTTGTGGATGAATTCTCAAGATTCGGAAAACTCCCTATAATAAATCCTGTCTCATGCAACATAAACTCGGTAGTAGAAGAGGTGGTTGACCTCTATAAGGACTTCAAAGACATCACAATCATTACATTCCTTGAAGATATCCCGAAGATTGAAGTCGACAGGGAGCAGATAAAAAGGGCATTGATAAATCTTATAGATAATGCTATTCAGGCAAAGGCAGAAAGAATACTGCTGAATACATATTACGAGCCTGCTGTTGGACTTGCAAAGATAGAGGTTATTGACGATGGCACAGGCATAAAAGAAGAGGATAAAGACAAGCTATTTCTTCCTTATTTTTCCACAAAAAAGGGTGGCACCGGCCTCGGTCTTGCGATGGTCAACAGGATAATCACAGAACACCGCGGATACATACGGGTCAAAGACAATGAGCCTGAGGGGACCCGTTTTATTATAGAATTGCCTTTAAAGAGATAG